In one window of Lewinella sp. 4G2 DNA:
- a CDS encoding RHS repeat-associated core domain-containing protein codes for MMVGAKTTIYIFLFTSVLILTSSFVSAQPDNKLVGDFVQPPPNAASLGQYGDVPVDLFSGLPQIGISLFTVSSGSISLPISLNYHASGIKVAQPASWAGIGWTLSAGGMISRTVIGLPDEGSGGYFSNGGSIIEPPTDDNENLIWLRDVLHPIQAGLLDGEPDLFHVTAPGVSIKFFIDKDQTLQIVDKTSDHRVEFVKDATNFVSFIVTSDSGIRYHFGKYGDRSAYETQTSGTVNRPVRSGWMLMRIESPDLIYGIDLQYIKEDYTYRSPTSGYYMISTFPQYSVQFSYPGANGVVLNRYHYRDNYIEGQRVASITSPLDTVRFHSNEIRKDLGGSSGLLDYVEHSTGNGAYCSQYKFHFDYFIDTKLISRGDFPFLYRLKLDSVQQLFCDKSIVKPAYTFEYTGPVNDGTPFLVNRLSKTVDHWGYYNGAHLTNDKDQYFLNIPKTTLGNAVGPDGFFPGVSYGAADRNTNPEKQLFGTLKSINYPTGGKTDYQFESNTANEPNEEPVLEEKFKLIACDVTPSPSNPCCGNNLATTTNSILFQSIQDLTTAKYVFDGVNTTSDCSTDFREGTIKVFHGNEFIDEHKIIWRYPELFKVERDINLLDAFPTLDINTEYTFELTSRNARVEFILSAGDDIERFINKPVGGLRIKEIRHSSNYSEDIIKSYDYVLSNTDLRSSGLIIRRPSYGSGMHQDSEINGSLSTAVTYRWNETSITSLNNHDGRHIGYARVVENLYSKGTIIHDFNFSPFNTEDFGSRASRGGAVRFGSNNLDVVAYNFNAQHGLESLKIFTNDDNGKTIASTRTDYLESYTEAGGSGFAIKTYNIFPGVSALGGIFSESFEAMIYQPRVGARLISTTTRIEDDVEKITNFQYDSNHTHHKPIRVTTLANNEDEVIVQNSYIHSYPTTELSNELISRNIIGKPWKVEKFRNSSLIDGFETEYRMFDGFPRLARQGRFEAAIDVNGDWQHNLEFDASILGYQYGRPDSILQTGWAYPQVFDWDETGNLLKKKYGVMEENYQYYDNARLLNRAISVDGSMISYEYDNVGRLFATTPLGRNGSIETKTQYDYSYHLASHNGTNYVKTTTTYTHSAEATSFSGLTDQIVFQHLDGLGRSIQTVMLGQSAISDNDGNPMSQIVSSIKYDHLGREHKVFEPFSAVTTDGSYVEPGANDYSHKEYYADPLGRVKTVIQPGDWQTATLEYGRNEAQISHKGTGQIYEIGTLSKTLATDPDGHQTASYKDLLGQEILARVYTPNEAQPYADTYTEFDAKGRVAAIYPPGTDSTSTNLIYTYQYDGADNLIFKKVPDHSGEYYYYDERNLLTFSSSQSLPSAYNYFVSIYDDYGRLTHTGFAVNKPSNNVSTVELISDGAMLSKTVYGDEDDPFLKDKIVSQHTWEMNGELPTGKELITYMTYDDFGRVIRTDGNTILSDEVDAETYSYIFDPLGTPLETRHFTRYPSGYVSSETRAKTDHAGRVIENLHRVSHNDRRGEWQFLNRSTFTEKGQIAQNLIGGTSTNPLQTIDFNYLSNGMLDNINDPLNPGTDLFALDIHYKDAPAGTTGPARSNGNISALTSYSRGAAAFIQSFTYDDQNRLLKADHHDSPGATISSRYRSTLEYDQRGNILGLERYGKRPDNSFGVIDDLEYSLSANSNQIKSITEANEGTEFEPGFNSQASGKDYTYLNGNVTVDPARGLEISYNYLNLPYKFKRADGYVVNITYSSTGSKLEETSNIRKEDFPARHYLGDIEFLDEQPALAHHANGRMLFTPLTESPLPQKYGGCEETDVPNVPDHPETLGEDESNYAGQYDGFLPRDRTVFEGSKTTSTAKIPTTNAIALTGQELVKLEAGFSAKKGTNVLVDTKKCPTRVTWQYEYYLKDHLGNTRVRFADLNLDGVIQDEEVLGEHHYYAFGMEMEGDWNAGGEEARYRYNGKELNTELGLYDYGARWYDPATARWGQIDPLAETMSNWSPFNYTFNNPISLTDPTGMSPADGLQETEPSDFRPEWMKTKGNALTTTISSNGGGGTEPTYTATGVTATVTATRIEYSSYKDQSPERYGYGGSFADWQEEFGTSGWSHTQETEYWEQTFSAAFAKYVAAQDKIESDRIAVERMKGFALWFAMEATVLAPSQSTLNNLLPSRFNFNAPRSNTNIVYARRVRARGLEDPTSHNFPYRFDRAILRTTPSINPSGYRMYQLKGTMNGKTGVYEIGRLRNGVINHRFFRPIKF; via the coding sequence ATGATGGTCGGTGCGAAAACAACCATATACATATTTTTATTTACCTCTGTACTCATACTTACATCGTCATTTGTATCAGCACAGCCAGACAACAAGTTGGTCGGAGATTTTGTACAACCTCCTCCAAATGCAGCCTCACTCGGTCAATATGGTGACGTTCCCGTAGATCTCTTTTCAGGTTTACCTCAAATTGGAATTAGTTTGTTTACAGTTTCAAGTGGTTCGATATCTCTGCCGATCAGCTTAAACTACCATGCTAGTGGAATTAAAGTAGCGCAACCAGCGTCCTGGGCGGGCATCGGGTGGACTTTATCCGCTGGAGGAATGATAAGTAGAACAGTCATTGGTTTGCCAGATGAAGGGTCGGGCGGATACTTCTCGAATGGTGGATCAATTATCGAGCCGCCAACTGACGATAATGAAAATCTGATTTGGTTACGTGATGTACTGCATCCAATTCAGGCTGGACTGCTTGATGGAGAGCCTGATTTATTCCATGTAACGGCACCAGGGGTTTCTATAAAATTTTTCATAGATAAAGATCAAACTCTACAGATAGTTGACAAAACCTCTGATCATAGAGTTGAATTTGTTAAGGACGCAACTAATTTTGTATCATTTATTGTAACATCTGATAGTGGAATTAGATACCATTTTGGGAAATATGGTGATAGGAGTGCATACGAAACGCAAACATCTGGAACTGTAAATAGGCCTGTTAGGAGTGGCTGGATGCTAATGAGAATTGAATCGCCAGATTTAATCTATGGTATCGATTTGCAATACATCAAAGAAGACTATACTTATCGTAGCCCAACATCGGGCTATTATATGATTTCAACTTTCCCGCAGTACAGTGTCCAATTCAGCTACCCTGGTGCAAATGGTGTTGTCCTGAATCGCTACCATTATAGAGATAATTATATCGAAGGCCAAAGAGTTGCAAGTATAACCTCACCGCTTGATACTGTAAGATTTCACAGTAATGAAATTCGAAAAGATCTTGGGGGCAGTTCTGGATTATTAGATTATGTAGAGCATAGTACCGGAAATGGTGCTTACTGTTCTCAATACAAGTTTCATTTTGATTACTTTATAGATACAAAATTAATCAGTAGAGGCGATTTTCCATTCTTATATCGTCTCAAACTTGACAGTGTGCAGCAATTGTTTTGCGACAAATCAATTGTTAAACCGGCCTATACTTTTGAATATACGGGACCAGTTAATGATGGTACACCTTTCCTAGTTAATCGATTGTCGAAAACTGTAGATCATTGGGGCTACTATAATGGGGCACACCTAACAAATGATAAGGATCAATATTTCTTAAATATTCCAAAGACAACACTTGGAAATGCTGTGGGGCCAGATGGATTCTTTCCTGGCGTAAGTTATGGAGCAGCAGATCGGAATACAAATCCGGAAAAACAACTTTTTGGGACATTAAAGTCAATAAATTATCCAACTGGAGGAAAAACTGATTATCAATTTGAAAGTAATACAGCTAACGAACCAAATGAAGAGCCAGTATTAGAAGAAAAATTTAAACTTATCGCTTGTGATGTGACGCCATCGCCTTCGAACCCGTGCTGTGGAAATAATTTAGCAACTACTACTAATTCAATACTGTTTCAAAGTATTCAAGATTTAACCACGGCCAAATATGTGTTTGATGGAGTGAATACAACTAGTGATTGCTCAACTGACTTTAGGGAGGGTACTATCAAGGTGTTTCATGGCAACGAATTCATTGATGAGCATAAGATCATATGGAGATATCCTGAACTATTTAAAGTAGAACGAGATATCAACTTACTTGATGCTTTCCCAACATTAGACATAAATACTGAGTACACTTTTGAGTTAACTTCTAGAAACGCTAGGGTAGAATTTATACTCTCTGCTGGAGATGATATTGAAAGGTTCATAAATAAGCCAGTTGGCGGCCTTCGCATTAAGGAAATACGTCATTCTTCTAACTATTCAGAAGATATCATAAAGTCTTATGATTATGTATTGTCTAATACAGACTTAAGATCAAGTGGGCTAATAATACGTAGACCATCATATGGAAGCGGAATGCATCAGGATTCAGAAATAAATGGAAGTCTTAGTACAGCTGTAACATACAGATGGAATGAAACTTCAATAACTTCCTTAAATAATCATGACGGTAGGCATATAGGATATGCTCGAGTTGTAGAAAATTTATATAGTAAAGGAACAATTATACATGACTTCAATTTCAGTCCATTTAATACCGAAGATTTTGGAAGCAGGGCGTCGCGTGGGGGGGCAGTACGCTTCGGGTCAAATAATCTTGATGTAGTTGCCTATAACTTTAATGCACAGCATGGGCTGGAATCTTTAAAAATTTTTACAAATGATGATAACGGAAAAACTATAGCTTCAACAAGAACAGATTATTTAGAAAGTTATACAGAGGCCGGGGGATCAGGGTTCGCAATTAAAACATATAATATCTTTCCTGGAGTTAGTGCACTCGGAGGAATATTCTCAGAAAGCTTTGAAGCAATGATATATCAGCCAAGAGTAGGAGCAAGGCTAATTTCAACTACCACTAGAATTGAAGACGACGTTGAAAAAATAACAAATTTCCAATACGACAGCAATCATACTCACCATAAGCCAATAAGAGTTACGACTTTGGCAAATAATGAAGACGAGGTGATTGTCCAAAATTCTTATATACATTCTTACCCAACAACTGAACTGTCAAATGAATTAATTAGTAGAAATATTATTGGCAAACCATGGAAAGTTGAAAAATTTAGAAATAGTAGCTTGATTGACGGTTTTGAAACCGAATATAGAATGTTCGATGGCTTCCCAAGACTAGCTCGACAGGGCCGTTTTGAGGCTGCTATTGACGTAAATGGAGATTGGCAGCATAATTTAGAATTTGATGCTTCTATTCTTGGTTACCAATATGGCCGACCCGATAGCATACTTCAAACTGGTTGGGCATATCCACAAGTTTTTGACTGGGATGAAACAGGCAACCTGCTAAAAAAGAAGTATGGAGTAATGGAGGAGAATTATCAGTACTACGACAACGCGAGACTATTAAACAGAGCTATTTCCGTTGATGGTAGTATGATTTCATATGAATACGACAATGTGGGCCGTTTATTTGCAACCACCCCTCTAGGAAGGAATGGTTCTATAGAAACAAAAACACAATATGATTACTCATATCATTTGGCGTCTCATAACGGAACCAATTATGTCAAGACAACAACTACCTACACACATTCTGCTGAAGCAACATCATTTAGTGGATTGACAGACCAAATAGTATTTCAACATTTGGATGGACTAGGCCGATCAATTCAAACTGTGATGTTAGGGCAAAGTGCTATTTCGGATAATGATGGCAACCCAATGTCACAAATTGTCTCATCAATAAAATACGATCACTTAGGTAGAGAACATAAGGTATTTGAACCATTTAGCGCGGTTACAACTGACGGTTCCTACGTTGAGCCTGGAGCAAATGATTACAGCCACAAAGAATATTATGCCGACCCTTTGGGTAGAGTAAAAACGGTAATCCAACCCGGAGACTGGCAAACCGCAACCCTAGAATACGGGCGAAATGAAGCACAGATAAGCCACAAAGGAACAGGTCAGATTTACGAGATCGGCACTTTGTCAAAGACCCTTGCTACAGATCCGGATGGACACCAAACAGCATCATACAAAGATCTTTTAGGGCAAGAGATTCTCGCACGTGTTTACACACCAAATGAGGCGCAGCCATATGCTGATACTTACACAGAATTTGATGCCAAAGGCCGTGTAGCTGCAATTTACCCTCCGGGCACTGACTCAACTAGCACCAACCTCATTTATACTTACCAATATGACGGTGCTGATAACTTGATATTTAAAAAGGTCCCTGATCATTCAGGCGAGTACTATTACTACGATGAGCGGAATCTATTGACTTTTAGTTCCTCTCAATCGCTACCATCAGCGTACAACTATTTTGTTTCTATTTATGATGATTATGGAAGATTGACACATACTGGATTTGCCGTCAACAAACCAAGTAATAACGTATCCACAGTCGAGCTGATAAGTGACGGGGCGATGTTATCCAAAACTGTTTACGGTGACGAGGATGATCCCTTTCTAAAAGATAAAATCGTAAGTCAGCACACCTGGGAGATGAATGGTGAGTTACCTACTGGGAAAGAACTTATCACCTACATGACTTATGATGACTTCGGTCGGGTAATTCGAACTGACGGTAATACAATTCTTTCCGACGAAGTAGACGCTGAAACTTACAGCTACATTTTCGACCCGCTGGGTACGCCCCTTGAGACCAGGCATTTTACCCGCTATCCATCCGGCTACGTTTCATCCGAAACAAGAGCAAAAACTGACCATGCCGGCAGAGTCATAGAAAACCTTCACCGCGTATCTCATAATGATCGTAGAGGGGAGTGGCAGTTTCTCAACCGGAGCACTTTTACGGAGAAGGGGCAGATCGCACAAAACTTAATAGGTGGAACGTCTACCAATCCACTCCAGACCATAGATTTTAATTATCTGAGTAACGGGATGCTGGACAACATAAATGATCCCTTAAATCCCGGAACGGATCTTTTTGCGCTCGACATCCACTATAAAGATGCGCCCGCAGGCACTACAGGACCGGCAAGATCGAATGGAAATATATCCGCACTTACCAGCTACAGTCGTGGAGCAGCTGCGTTCATCCAGTCTTTCACCTACGACGATCAGAACCGACTACTCAAAGCTGATCATCATGATTCACCCGGTGCAACCATCAGCAGTAGGTACCGCTCAACATTAGAGTACGACCAACGCGGTAATATCCTAGGGCTCGAACGCTACGGAAAGCGTCCGGACAATTCCTTTGGCGTTATTGACGATCTTGAATACTCGCTCTCAGCAAACTCTAACCAAATTAAAAGTATCACGGAGGCCAACGAAGGCACAGAATTCGAACCCGGTTTCAATTCCCAAGCATCGGGCAAAGACTACACCTACTTGAATGGTAACGTAACGGTGGATCCAGCCCGTGGGCTAGAAATCTCTTACAACTACCTCAATCTTCCGTACAAATTTAAGCGTGCCGACGGTTACGTAGTAAACATCACGTATTCATCAACCGGAAGTAAGCTGGAAGAAACCTCCAACATCCGTAAAGAAGACTTCCCCGCTCGCCACTACCTGGGCGATATCGAATTCTTGGATGAGCAACCTGCCCTAGCCCACCACGCCAACGGTCGCATGCTCTTCACCCCCCTAACCGAATCCCCCCTCCCCCAGAAATACGGCGGCTGCGAAGAAACGGACGTCCCCAACGTCCCAGACCACCCCGAAACTCTCGGAGAAGACGAGAGCAACTACGCCGGTCAATACGACGGTTTCCTCCCCCGCGACCGCACCGTCTTCGAAGGCAGCAAAACCACCTCCACCGCCAAGATCCCCACCACCAACGCCATCGCCCTGACCGGTCAGGAACTCGTCAAACTCGAAGCCGGCTTCTCCGCCAAAAAAGGCACCAACGTACTGGTGGACACGAAAAAGTGCCCCACCCGCGTTACGTGGCAGTACGAGTATTACCTGAAAGATCACCTCGGCAACACCCGCGTCCGTTTTGCGGACCTTAATTTGGATGGAGTTATCCAGGATGAGGAGGTGTTAGGGGAGCATCACTACTACGCATTTGGTATGGAGATGGAGGGGGATTGGAATGCTGGTGGGGAGGAGGCTCGTTATCGGTATAATGGGAAGGAACTCAACACTGAACTGGGCTTGTATGATTATGGGGCTAGGTGGTATGATCCGGCCACCGCCAGATGGGGGCAAATAGATCCCCTCGCAGAAACAATGAGTAATTGGAGTCCTTTTAACTATACATTCAATAATCCAATATCACTTACTGATCCAACAGGTATGTCCCCAGCTGATGGGTTACAAGAGACTGAACCGAGTGATTTTCGCCCAGAATGGATGAAAACCAAGGGTAATGCATTAACTACAACGATATCTTCGAATGGCGGCGGCGGGACAGAGCCAACATATACAGCAACTGGTGTAACGGCAACTGTGACAGCAACTCGAATAGAATATAGTAGTTATAAAGATCAAAGTCCTGAACGATATGGTTACGGTGGTAGTTTTGCTGATTGGCAAGAAGAATTTGGAACATCTGGATGGTCTCATACTCAAGAGACTGAATATTGGGAGCAAACTTTTAGCGCTGCTTTCGCCAAATACGTAGCAGCGCAAGATAAGATTGAGTCTGACCGTATTGCTGTAGAGAGAATGAAAGGTTTTGCCTTGTGGTTTGCTATGGAAGCAACTGTCCTAGCTCCAAGTCAATCCACCCTCAATAATCTATTACCATCTCGCTTCAACTTCAATGCTCCGCGCTCAAATACAAATATTGTTTATGCCCGACGAGTCAGAGCTAGAGGATTAGAAGATCCAACAAGCCACAATTTTCCTTATCGCTTTGATCGGGCTATTTTGCGTACTACTCCTAGTATAAATCCATCTGGCTATAGGATGTACCAACTGAAAGGGACAATGAATGGAAAGACTGGTGTGTATGAGATTGGTAGGCTAAGAAATGGAGTCATAAATCACAGATTCTTTAGACCAATTAAATTTTAA
- a CDS encoding helix-turn-helix domain-containing protein, whose protein sequence is MNAITTIQVLTMTFGERLTDLRKQKKISQTELAQQLDLHKNVLGRYERDQAKPSIDVAAKIAKAMGVSLDYLSGNVEADIDEEVVKRVQSIQGLPDSEQDLITRTIDALVRDARTRHAYSL, encoded by the coding sequence ATGAACGCTATAACCACTATTCAAGTGCTAACCATGACCTTCGGCGAACGACTAACGGACCTGCGCAAACAAAAGAAGATCTCCCAGACCGAACTGGCCCAACAGCTCGACCTACACAAAAACGTCCTCGGCCGCTACGAACGCGACCAGGCCAAGCCGTCCATCGACGTGGCCGCCAAGATTGCCAAAGCCATGGGGGTTTCGCTCGACTACCTGTCCGGTAACGTCGAAGCCGATATCGATGAAGAAGTGGTGAAGCGGGTGCAGTCGATTCAGGGACTACCTGACAGCGAACAGGATTTAATTACGCGGACGATCGATGCGCTGGTGCGTGATGCCCGGACTCGGCATGCTTATTCTCTTTGA
- a CDS encoding BlaI/MecI/CopY family transcriptional regulator, whose product MQALTRKEEEVLRILFKLEKAFVKDIIAATPGPKKPAHSTVATQVKGLVTKGYVAYEDFGNTHRYYPAIPAAQFFGRDIKRVVTDFFGDSHKALVSHFAKNKKVSRQDLEDILRMIDEQE is encoded by the coding sequence ATGCAAGCACTCACCCGCAAGGAGGAAGAAGTACTCCGAATCCTCTTTAAACTCGAAAAGGCCTTCGTCAAGGACATCATCGCCGCCACGCCCGGCCCGAAGAAACCGGCCCACTCCACCGTCGCCACCCAGGTCAAGGGGCTCGTCACCAAGGGCTACGTGGCCTACGAGGATTTCGGCAACACCCACCGCTACTACCCCGCCATCCCCGCCGCGCAATTTTTCGGCCGCGACATCAAGCGCGTCGTCACCGATTTCTTCGGCGATAGCCACAAGGCCCTCGTCTCCCACTTCGCCAAAAACAAAAAAGTCAGCCGCCAGGACCTCGAAGACATCCTGCGCATGATCGACGAACAGGAATAA
- a CDS encoding tail fiber domain-containing protein gives MKKEFLTPTLALLCLVVISQSLSAQIFVDSTGSNGFGDLPHPMAKSRFSNADHEYNLFVRSTGADTVRGVGIYNVLDSGLAEKYGLWNHVEQAMGATGLTYGVRNVVSHGGDMDAYGIYNDLSNTADAKGRLFGNYSIIDDRGARAQNKLFANFYGETVHRKRNNAYGSYIQVKSYTQDAAKTSYGQYIDIKGGGQAARYGLYSNINGGSGYAGYFVGDVHVNGTFTQASDERLKKNVKNIEGALDIVNSLKPHTYSYKASEKMGFGEEEIIHYGFVAQEVAKVLPDLVTDVHHPYTTDAAEIATAEQVDEQGFPSVVGGTEKSAGSVAGSEAVDIRGVRYMDMIAILVGAVQEQGEVIADKERQLRSLQDEQELIRSELIELRDIVNTFKNCIPCIDNQDEKSQEQETRLNSITVYPNPATNYVKVRQSGNIENLEIRVVSIQGQTIVTRKFNTAEIRISTTGWIKGSYVIEVLKQNELFASEKIVVQ, from the coding sequence ATGAAAAAAGAGTTCCTAACACCCACCCTGGCATTGCTGTGCCTAGTCGTTATCAGCCAATCGCTTAGCGCCCAAATTTTTGTTGATAGTACCGGTAGTAATGGCTTTGGCGACCTTCCCCACCCAATGGCCAAGAGTCGCTTCAGCAATGCTGACCACGAATACAATCTATTTGTTCGCTCGACTGGTGCGGATACCGTCCGGGGTGTCGGTATCTACAACGTTCTCGATTCCGGCTTAGCCGAAAAGTATGGCTTGTGGAACCACGTAGAACAGGCGATGGGAGCTACTGGCCTTACGTACGGCGTACGCAATGTAGTCAGCCACGGTGGTGATATGGATGCTTACGGTATCTATAACGACCTCTCTAATACGGCCGACGCCAAGGGCCGATTGTTTGGCAACTATAGTATTATCGACGACCGGGGCGCACGAGCGCAGAATAAGCTATTCGCCAATTTTTACGGAGAGACAGTGCACCGGAAGCGGAATAATGCCTACGGCAGCTACATCCAGGTAAAGAGTTATACACAAGATGCGGCCAAGACGTCCTACGGTCAGTACATCGACATTAAAGGTGGCGGACAAGCTGCGCGGTACGGCCTGTATAGCAACATCAACGGTGGCTCCGGTTACGCTGGTTACTTCGTTGGAGACGTTCACGTCAATGGCACCTTCACCCAAGCTTCCGACGAGCGACTGAAAAAGAACGTCAAGAATATAGAAGGCGCGCTGGATATCGTCAATAGCCTCAAACCCCATACATACAGCTACAAAGCCTCCGAGAAGATGGGCTTTGGAGAAGAAGAGATCATTCACTACGGCTTTGTGGCGCAGGAAGTCGCCAAAGTGCTACCCGACCTGGTGACGGACGTCCACCATCCCTACACCACCGACGCGGCGGAGATCGCTACGGCGGAGCAGGTGGATGAGCAGGGTTTTCCGAGCGTGGTTGGCGGTACGGAGAAAAGTGCTGGCTCGGTGGCTGGTTCAGAGGCCGTAGATATCCGTGGGGTGCGGTATATGGATATGATTGCAATTTTGGTTGGGGCGGTGCAGGAGCAGGGGGAGGTGATTGCTGACAAAGAAAGACAACTTCGTTCGTTGCAGGATGAGCAGGAACTGATACGATCAGAGCTAATCGAACTTCGAGATATAGTAAATACCTTCAAAAATTGCATTCCTTGTATAGACAATCAAGACGAAAAATCACAAGAACAAGAAACGAGGTTAAATTCGATTACAGTATATCCTAATCCTGCTACAAACTATGTAAAAGTCAGACAATCTGGAAATATAGAAAATTTAGAAATACGTGTTGTGTCTATACAAGGGCAAACAATAGTTACACGAAAATTTAATACGGCCGAAATTCGCATTTCAACAACAGGGTGGATAAAAGGCAGCTACGTGATAGAAGTACTTAAGCAAAATGAATTATTCGCATCTGAAAAAATAGTTGTTCAGTAA